In a single window of the Raphanus sativus cultivar WK10039 chromosome 9, ASM80110v3, whole genome shotgun sequence genome:
- the LOC108827061 gene encoding uncharacterized protein LOC108827061, with the protein MDYEYGGGEYCRRGDVPAFGSWNWDDAVPFTQCFETASTQQPAILHYAPYPQDRDLYLESDLYDSHHHLVSPAVVLLPRRRSKVGQEPKRATSKEQHSFKNEATSCPTPLEKRRMAAPKPVDEDLYKVSPQLLSLKSTKKKGGGFGCIPRCFLPTSMRD; encoded by the exons ATGGACTAC GAATACGGTGGAGGAGAGTACTGCAGGAGAGGAGACGTGCCAGCGTTTGGAAGCTGGAACTGGGACGACGCCGTTCCATTCACTCAATGCTTCGAGACAGCATCCACTCAACAACCTGCTATTCTCCACTACGCTCCTTACCCTCAAGATCGCGATCTTTACCTCGAAAGTGATCTATACGATAGCCACCACCACCTTGTCTCACCCGCGGTGGTCCTTCTCCCTCGACGCAGG tctAAGGTGGGCCAGGAGCCAAAGAGAGCCACCTCGAAGGAGCAACACAGCTTCAAGAACGAGGCGACGAGCTGTCCAACACCGTTGGAGAAGCGGAGGATGGCGGCACCGAAGCCAGTGGACGAAGACTTGTACAAGGTGTCCCCTCAACTCCTCTCCCTCAAATCAACAAAG AAGAAAGGAGGTGGGTTTGGGTGCATTCCAAGGTGTTTTTTGCCAACAAGCATGAGAGACTGA
- the LOC130500266 gene encoding uncharacterized protein At5g48480-like: protein MAQEDVAAAAAATNGATTVVEKVKSVTFTAYKPQLIVEAQKVGDAVAFYKAVFDAVETGRSLYPKRKADQELPHLVSSELKLAGTTVVVSDVSVNSGSDVKTGTMPAILETDDVEAAVAKAVAAGAVKVEEEEVGVKGKVTDPFGFTWIFVSPAKESDEKEDNKEV from the exons aTGGCTCAGGAAGACgtcgctgctgctgctgctgctactaACGGTGCTACTACCGTGGTGGAGAAGGTGAAGTCAGTTACCTTCACGGCGTACAAGCCTCAGCTGATCGTGGAAGCACAGAAGGTCGGCGACGCTGTTGCTTTCTACAAGGCGGTGTTTGACGCTGTGGAGACTGGACGCTCTCTCTACCCTAAGCGTAAGGCTGACCAAGAGCTCCCTCACCTCGTCTCTTCCGAGCTCAAGCTCGCCGGAACAACCGTCGTCGTTTCTGACGTCTCCGTTAACTCTGGTTCTGA TGTGAAGACGGGGACTATGCCTGCGATCCTCGAGACTGATGACGTGGAAGCTGCGGTTGCGAAGGCCGTTGCCGCTGGAGCTGTcaaggtggaggaggaggaggttggAGTCAAGGGGAAGGTGACGGATCCGTTCGGTTTCACGTGGATCTTTGTTTCTCCGGCGAAGGAGAGTGATGAGAAGGAAGATAACAAAGAGGTCTAA